One window from the genome of Pseudanabaena yagii GIHE-NHR1 encodes:
- a CDS encoding lytic transglycosylase domain-containing protein, with translation MKNLMRWSIVLMLSATLAGASAPIITTSSESNLALNASLANNRDSKSFDPLTYSSVEQRLAKLETQAQQTSENTDRVRARLVIADIHLNNRKFREAIAALDKLEIEYPLLADYVLLKRAQAQTQLRDLQGATTTWQSILTNFPNSPVAAEAMFALGQNQQILDKFPAHPRSQEAALRLLAQAPNRVDLIAHLATYFGDLKGISPTLDRLVASSPALTSEQWWAIADAYYKNFEFGKAANAYARATVNPLTAYQYARSLHRGRQIESAIVAYNRVVQQFPKSPQAPRALIRITQIESPEVAIAATDRIVANYPDTAGEALAIKATILQDKLGSPQAASNARNLLLERYGNSDAASQLRWRIAKGQARGGQLNNAIATVDAIIANSPDSDSAAEASFWAGKWANQIGDKSRAKKFFEFTIRQHPSSYYAWRAAGSLGWQVGTFTTARYTAPAIAIPSARTPLPAGSAKLQELYVLGLDRDARSQWQTELGAKRNLEPSEIFTDGVLRVAVQDNLVGIKTIESLDLIDVSSPQKVEIAKIKQHPAYMQSLYPFHYWDIISNWARERRLSPALVIGLMRQESRFEAQIRSRSGAIGLMQIMPDTGTWIASKKGVSNYNLDNPSDNISFGTWYLDYTHSRYSDNSMLAVASYNAGPGAVGRWVEERGVGDPDEFVNNIPYEETRDYVSKVLGNYWNYLRLYSPSVQQQIASLQQSSNLNASAK, from the coding sequence ATGAAAAATTTAATGCGTTGGTCAATTGTGCTAATGCTCAGTGCTACATTGGCAGGAGCTAGTGCCCCAATAATTACGACTTCTTCTGAGTCAAATCTTGCTCTTAATGCAAGCTTAGCAAATAACCGAGACAGCAAGTCATTCGATCCTCTCACTTACTCTTCGGTCGAGCAAAGACTCGCTAAATTAGAAACTCAAGCTCAACAGACATCTGAGAATACCGATCGCGTTCGTGCCAGATTGGTAATTGCGGATATTCATCTTAATAACCGAAAATTCCGTGAAGCGATCGCTGCTCTTGACAAATTGGAAATCGAATATCCGCTTTTGGCTGATTATGTGTTGCTCAAACGCGCACAGGCTCAAACTCAACTGCGAGATCTCCAAGGCGCAACAACCACTTGGCAAAGTATTTTAACCAATTTCCCCAATAGTCCTGTAGCCGCAGAAGCCATGTTTGCCTTGGGGCAAAACCAACAGATTTTAGATAAATTTCCTGCTCATCCCCGATCGCAAGAAGCTGCCCTTCGCCTATTGGCTCAAGCTCCTAATCGAGTTGATTTGATAGCGCATTTGGCGACCTATTTTGGTGATCTTAAAGGTATCAGCCCAACTTTAGATCGGTTAGTCGCTAGTTCACCTGCACTTACAAGCGAGCAATGGTGGGCGATCGCCGATGCCTATTACAAAAATTTTGAATTTGGTAAAGCCGCGAATGCCTATGCTCGGGCAACGGTTAATCCGCTTACAGCTTATCAATATGCCCGTAGCCTGCACCGTGGTAGACAGATTGAATCAGCAATTGTTGCCTACAATCGCGTTGTTCAACAGTTCCCCAAAAGTCCTCAAGCTCCTCGCGCCCTGATTCGGATTACTCAGATTGAATCTCCTGAAGTAGCGATCGCGGCGACTGATCGAATTGTGGCTAACTACCCTGACACCGCAGGCGAAGCATTAGCCATTAAAGCTACCATCTTGCAAGATAAACTTGGTAGTCCGCAAGCTGCTAGTAATGCTAGAAATCTATTGCTAGAGCGCTATGGCAATAGTGATGCGGCAAGTCAACTGCGTTGGCGCATTGCAAAAGGGCAGGCACGCGGCGGACAACTGAATAATGCGATCGCCACTGTTGATGCAATTATCGCCAATAGTCCTGATAGTGACTCTGCTGCCGAAGCAAGTTTCTGGGCAGGCAAATGGGCTAACCAAATCGGTGATAAGTCCAGAGCCAAGAAATTTTTTGAATTTACAATTCGTCAACACCCCTCTTCCTATTACGCATGGCGCGCCGCAGGTTCACTCGGTTGGCAAGTGGGCACATTTACCACAGCGCGTTATACTGCGCCCGCGATTGCCATCCCTAGTGCGCGTACTCCCTTGCCTGCTGGTTCGGCAAAGTTGCAAGAGTTATATGTGCTTGGTTTAGATCGTGATGCGCGATCGCAGTGGCAAACAGAGCTAGGTGCAAAGCGGAATTTGGAACCTAGTGAAATTTTTACCGATGGCGTATTGCGCGTAGCCGTTCAGGATAATCTTGTTGGCATTAAAACCATCGAAAGCTTAGATTTGATTGATGTTTCTTCTCCTCAAAAGGTTGAAATCGCCAAGATCAAACAGCATCCTGCCTATATGCAATCCCTTTATCCATTCCATTACTGGGATATCATTTCTAATTGGGCGCGTGAACGGAGACTTTCTCCTGCATTGGTAATTGGTTTGATGCGTCAAGAGTCACGATTTGAAGCGCAAATTCGTTCTCGTTCTGGTGCGATCGGTTTGATGCAGATTATGCCCGATACAGGCACATGGATTGCTAGCAAGAAGGGAGTAAGTAATTACAATCTTGATAATCCTTCGGACAATATCAGTTTTGGTACTTGGTATCTGGACTATACGCACAGCCGCTATAGCGATAACTCGATGTTAGCTGTCGCTAGTTATAATGCGGGTCCTGGAGCAGTTGGTAGATGGGTAGAAGAGCGTGGAGTTGGCGATCCCGATGAATTTGTCAATAACATTCCTTACGAAGAAACGAGAGACTATGTATCGAAGGTTTTAGGTAATTATTGGAACTATTTACGCTTATATTCGCCATCTGTACAGCAACAAATCGCGAGTTTACAACAGTCCAGTAATCTCAATGCTTCAGCCAAATAA
- a CDS encoding Npun_R2479 family HD domain-containing metalloprotein, which produces MFNATELLIGNFVEQLKLGYRRTYGGYLHDYEDIIGWAGNMALENIANSDALYHNVEHTILVTLVGQEILRGKHIREGRVAPEDWLHFIISLVCHDIGYVKGVCLQDGSGKFATGVGDGMVELPPGASDAGLTPYHVDRAKLFVNQRFANHSLIKAEKICRNIELTRFPVPKTGDHQDTTNFAGLVRSADLIGQLSDPRYLKKIGALFYEFEETGVNEALGYAHPGDLRRNYPKFYWTSVYPYVKDALYYLSLTQQGQEIVAHLYSNVFVVEHEKPEYQQTLTTLPTTNP; this is translated from the coding sequence ATGTTTAATGCAACTGAGCTTCTGATCGGTAATTTTGTAGAACAACTAAAGTTGGGATATCGTCGTACCTATGGCGGCTATCTCCATGATTATGAAGATATTATCGGTTGGGCTGGCAATATGGCTCTAGAAAACATCGCTAATAGTGATGCGCTCTACCACAATGTTGAACATACGATCTTAGTCACCCTAGTTGGTCAAGAGATTTTGCGAGGAAAACATATTCGCGAAGGTCGAGTAGCCCCTGAAGATTGGTTGCATTTCATTATTTCTCTTGTTTGCCATGACATTGGCTATGTCAAAGGGGTTTGTCTACAAGATGGTAGTGGCAAGTTTGCGACTGGGGTTGGTGATGGCATGGTGGAGTTACCTCCCGGAGCTTCCGATGCTGGCTTGACTCCCTACCATGTCGATCGCGCTAAATTATTTGTTAATCAACGCTTTGCTAACCATTCCCTAATCAAGGCTGAGAAAATCTGCCGCAATATTGAGCTGACACGTTTTCCTGTGCCGAAAACTGGCGATCATCAAGATACGACTAATTTTGCAGGGCTAGTGCGATCGGCGGATTTAATCGGACAGCTCAGCGATCCTCGTTATCTGAAAAAGATTGGGGCATTATTTTATGAGTTTGAAGAAACTGGTGTCAATGAAGCATTAGGTTATGCTCACCCCGGAGATTTACGCCGCAACTATCCCAAATTCTATTGGACGAGTGTATATCCTTACGTCAAGGATGCACTCTACTACTTGTCGCTCACCCAACAAGGTCAGGAAATTGTTGCTCACCTCTATTCCAATGTGTTTGTGGTTGAGCATGAAAAACCAGAATATCAGCAGACACTTACTACTCTGCCAACTACTAATCCATAA
- a CDS encoding FAD-dependent oxidoreductase, with product MTTAKNISMSQEREYDVVIVGAGPVGLATAIALYKRGIDNILVIDQTRKFRRVGQVIDLLPNGLKSIKYISPDAYQQVKETAFQSLNSPLRNNAPSNSNESEVKETKVPSKKQWHHKNLQGEITSSVDLDFDSWFNRYGEGRISMSWYDLQTTLRNVLPAEIIQANHRCINVEQNLAGVYLDCISDTTITNNSFAHRKMDISNSNDLDISEKRQEDCYKRFRAKLVIAADGINSTVRQIIYAETDLQEFAKPKYSGFVAIGCSQIEAIPNAIREELESKYFQGDRVITLSNDAITSTDFDFHGLDQLRIILFCKPDQSMGYLLHTPLGLEAFQNKQPSEIISLGIECLKNAGFPPVFADLLNLSNPEKLIHRPYYIHPANTPSARQPFWSCGRVVLVGDAAHGMPPFMAQGANQGLEDAALISSLITQLIQDHCLDDEQAIAKAFHKYEEVRVPLMIKIQEATMKNNHWSQQQWEQYSEMVYSRDYSSNYLQ from the coding sequence GTGACGACTGCAAAGAATATCTCCATGAGTCAAGAACGAGAATATGATGTTGTGATTGTTGGTGCAGGTCCAGTGGGATTAGCAACAGCGATCGCTTTATATAAACGTGGTATTGATAATATTTTAGTCATAGATCAAACTCGCAAATTTCGTCGTGTCGGTCAAGTAATTGACCTCTTACCAAATGGTTTAAAGTCAATTAAATATATCAGTCCTGACGCTTATCAACAAGTCAAAGAAACTGCTTTTCAATCACTAAATTCTCCGCTCAGAAATAATGCTCCTAGTAATAGCAATGAGAGCGAAGTTAAAGAAACAAAAGTTCCTTCAAAAAAACAATGGCATCATAAAAATCTTCAAGGAGAAATAACAAGCTCAGTTGATTTGGATTTTGATAGTTGGTTTAATCGTTATGGAGAAGGAAGAATTTCTATGTCTTGGTACGATTTACAAACGACATTGAGAAATGTATTGCCAGCAGAAATTATCCAAGCAAATCATCGATGCATTAATGTTGAGCAAAATTTAGCAGGAGTATATTTAGACTGTATCTCAGATACCACAATTACTAATAATTCTTTTGCCCATCGGAAAATGGATATATCTAATTCTAATGATCTAGATATATCAGAAAAGAGGCAAGAGGATTGCTATAAAAGGTTTCGCGCCAAGTTAGTTATTGCGGCTGATGGCATTAACTCAACAGTTCGGCAGATTATTTATGCAGAAACAGACTTACAAGAATTTGCAAAACCTAAATATTCTGGTTTTGTTGCGATTGGCTGTTCGCAAATTGAAGCAATCCCCAATGCAATTAGAGAAGAATTAGAGTCTAAATATTTTCAAGGCGATCGCGTTATTACTTTGTCCAATGACGCTATTACTTCTACTGATTTTGACTTTCACGGTTTAGATCAATTACGGATTATTTTATTTTGCAAGCCAGACCAGAGCATGGGTTACTTGCTTCATACACCCTTGGGATTAGAAGCATTTCAAAATAAGCAACCATCTGAAATTATTAGTCTAGGCATTGAATGCTTAAAAAATGCTGGATTTCCTCCTGTTTTTGCGGATTTACTCAATTTGTCAAATCCAGAAAAATTAATTCATCGTCCCTACTATATTCATCCAGCAAATACGCCATCTGCTCGTCAACCATTCTGGAGTTGTGGTCGTGTGGTTTTAGTCGGAGATGCAGCCCATGGAATGCCCCCATTTATGGCTCAGGGTGCTAATCAGGGTCTAGAAGACGCAGCGCTGATTTCGAGTTTAATTACTCAGCTGATTCAAGATCACTGTTTAGACGACGAACAAGCGATCGCTAAAGCATTTCATAAATATGAGGAAGTGCGTGTTCCTTTGATGATCAAAATTCAAGAAGCAACGATGAAAAATAATCACTGGTCACAGCAACAATGGGAGCAATACAGTGAGATGGTTTATAGTCGTGACTATAGCAGCAACTATTTGCAGTAA
- the thrC gene encoding threonine synthase: MIDTRLDLYPASTVPNGWPGLICRYADYLPVTDQTPIVTLHEGNTPLIPAIALSERLGRNIKVLLKYDGLNPTGSFKDRGMTMAISKAKEAGSQAVICASTGNTSAAAAAYAKRGGLKAFVLIPDGKIALGKLSQALIYGAEVIAIDGNFDQALEIVREMSEKFPITLVNSVNPYRLEGQKTAAFELVEAIGDAPDWLCIPMGNAGNITAYWMGFNQYYASGKSKKLPRMMGFQAAGSAPLVTGQIFEKPETIATAIRIGNPANWQKALKVREESGGEFNSVTDVEILAAYKFLAGEEGVFCEPASAASVAGLLKVSDQIPSGATIVCVLTGNGIKDPDTAIAAADAKLHKGIAPDITSVAKVMGF, encoded by the coding sequence GTGATTGATACTCGTCTCGATCTTTACCCTGCCTCTACAGTTCCTAATGGTTGGCCCGGACTGATATGTCGCTATGCGGATTATTTGCCAGTTACAGACCAAACGCCGATCGTAACTTTGCATGAAGGCAATACCCCTCTAATCCCTGCGATCGCGCTCAGTGAAAGACTGGGACGCAATATCAAAGTCCTGCTCAAGTACGACGGACTCAACCCCACAGGCAGTTTTAAAGATCGCGGTATGACCATGGCGATCTCTAAAGCTAAAGAGGCTGGATCGCAGGCGGTAATCTGTGCGAGTACAGGTAACACCTCAGCAGCAGCAGCAGCCTACGCAAAACGTGGTGGACTCAAAGCTTTTGTATTGATTCCTGATGGCAAAATTGCTCTCGGTAAGTTAAGCCAAGCTTTAATCTATGGGGCAGAGGTAATTGCGATCGATGGTAACTTCGACCAAGCTCTGGAAATTGTGCGGGAAATGTCTGAAAAGTTCCCGATCACCTTGGTTAATTCCGTCAATCCTTACCGTTTAGAAGGTCAAAAGACTGCCGCCTTTGAATTGGTTGAGGCGATCGGTGATGCTCCTGACTGGCTCTGTATTCCCATGGGTAATGCAGGTAATATTACCGCTTACTGGATGGGCTTTAATCAATATTATGCGTCAGGCAAATCTAAAAAATTACCCCGTATGATGGGCTTCCAAGCCGCAGGATCTGCACCTTTGGTAACAGGTCAAATCTTCGAGAAGCCTGAAACGATCGCTACAGCGATCAGAATTGGTAATCCTGCTAATTGGCAAAAAGCCCTCAAAGTCCGCGAAGAAAGTGGTGGCGAATTTAATAGCGTTACCGATGTTGAAATTCTGGCGGCTTACAAGTTCTTAGCAGGCGAAGAAGGTGTATTTTGTGAACCTGCCAGTGCCGCTTCTGTTGCAGGCTTGCTGAAAGTAAGCGATCAAATCCCTTCAGGCGCAACGATTGTCTGTGTACTAACTGGTAATGGTATTAAAGATCCTGACACCGCGATCGCGGCGGCTGATGCCAAATTACATAAAGGCATTGCCCCAGATATTACGAGCGTCGCTAAAGTCATGGGCTTTTAA
- a CDS encoding Uma2 family endonuclease has translation MALVNETIPRITLESSILKRWTANDYRRMSELGILDCNERTELIDGQITLMAAKGTPHVTSLHLLANVFRDRLGNFALVRTQDPIHLDDFSEPEPDLVIAQGTVLDYTDQHPYPEQIYLIVEVADSTLKQDCETKDKLYAKAGIADYWVLAPQKRQLHIFRKPTATGYIEHLILSEPSQVSPLVFPDCAIALTSILPPVSSVSA, from the coding sequence ATGGCTCTTGTCAATGAAACTATTCCTCGGATCACTCTGGAGTCAAGCATCCTTAAACGTTGGACAGCTAACGATTATCGGCGCATGAGTGAATTAGGAATTTTGGATTGCAATGAGCGCACTGAACTGATTGACGGACAAATTACTTTAATGGCAGCCAAAGGAACGCCCCACGTTACTTCACTACATTTGCTTGCCAATGTTTTCCGTGATCGCCTTGGCAATTTTGCCTTAGTTCGTACCCAAGATCCCATTCATTTAGATGATTTCTCGGAACCTGAACCAGACTTAGTAATCGCCCAAGGGACGGTTCTCGACTATACCGACCAACATCCATATCCTGAGCAAATCTATCTCATCGTAGAAGTTGCTGACTCCACATTAAAGCAGGATTGTGAAACCAAAGATAAACTCTATGCAAAAGCAGGTATTGCTGACTATTGGGTATTGGCTCCTCAAAAACGTCAACTGCATATCTTTCGCAAACCAACAGCAACAGGTTACATCGAACATCTCATCCTTTCCGAGCCTAGCCAAGTTTCACCTTTAGTATTTCCTGATTGTGCGATCGCCCTAACCTCAATACTGCCACCTGTCTCATCAGTCTCAGCTTGA
- a CDS encoding NF041680 family putative transposase produces the protein MIIDKLQDFRQQVYRFLGNGRDAIFDLMDAVLTSPRVKSFVELSLSAVYRRKWSSLYESLKDSRPNRGRIRRLCVEQIPKDIRPLLAGDHTGWGRPHAKTLKDRSFVHQPNLVEGNKPIVLGHDYSTLAWIPEMTGSWAIPLCHERISSFETAGQRAAFQLSQVCRDLTVRPIATYDSEYGSAVFMNLTEDIPADLLIRLRPNRCLYKAPAPYSGYGRPRKHGDKFQLANADSWGEPSATFSLEDETVGQVQIQQWSNLHFRQAAQRHIQVIRVTHSHCSGLWLAWVGEQMPTLDSLWRLYLRRFAIDHWYRFAKQRLHWTLPHLLTPQQALRWSDLMPLLSWQLWLARQLVIDTPLPWQKPQTNLNFGRVAQGFAALLVRIGSPACSPQPRGKSLGWKSGRKRSPFSRFPVVKKRASRSKKVNQDYLNS, from the coding sequence ATGATTATTGATAAACTACAAGACTTTCGTCAACAGGTATATAGATTTTTAGGGAACGGACGGGATGCAATATTTGACTTGATGGATGCAGTATTGACCAGTCCGAGAGTGAAATCATTTGTAGAATTATCGTTATCCGCAGTGTATCGAAGAAAATGGTCAAGTCTGTATGAATCATTAAAAGACAGTCGCCCCAACCGAGGCAGGATAAGACGGTTATGTGTGGAACAAATACCCAAAGACATCCGCCCTTTGCTAGCAGGAGACCATACAGGATGGGGAAGACCCCATGCCAAAACGCTAAAAGACAGGAGTTTTGTGCATCAACCGAATTTGGTAGAAGGGAACAAACCGATCGTGTTAGGGCATGACTACAGCACCTTGGCATGGATACCAGAGATGACAGGGAGTTGGGCAATCCCGTTATGTCACGAGCGGATCAGTAGTTTTGAGACAGCAGGGCAAAGAGCCGCATTCCAACTGAGTCAAGTATGTCGAGATTTAACGGTAAGACCAATCGCTACTTACGACAGTGAATATGGCAGTGCCGTCTTTATGAATTTGACTGAGGATATCCCTGCCGATTTACTAATACGTCTACGTCCTAACCGATGCTTATACAAAGCCCCTGCGCCCTACAGTGGTTATGGTCGTCCTCGTAAGCATGGGGATAAATTCCAACTTGCCAATGCTGATAGTTGGGGAGAGCCATCGGCAACTTTTAGCTTAGAAGATGAGACGGTTGGACAGGTGCAAATCCAGCAATGGTCTAACTTACACTTTCGGCAAGCAGCCCAACGACATATTCAAGTTATTCGAGTTACACATTCTCATTGCTCTGGTTTGTGGTTAGCTTGGGTGGGTGAACAGATGCCGACTTTAGACTCCCTTTGGCGCTTGTACTTACGTCGTTTTGCCATCGACCATTGGTATCGTTTTGCCAAACAAAGATTACATTGGACTCTTCCCCATTTGTTGACTCCTCAGCAAGCTTTGCGTTGGAGTGACCTTATGCCTTTACTCTCTTGGCAATTGTGGTTGGCTCGTCAACTGGTTATTGATACTCCTTTGCCTTGGCAGAAACCTCAAACCAATCTTAATTTTGGTCGAGTCGCTCAGGGCTTTGCCGCACTTTTGGTCAGGATTGGCTCTCCTGCTTGTTCTCCCCAACCTCGTGGTAAGTCTCTCGGTTGGAAATCTGGACGCAAGCGTTCTCCTTTTTCTCGCTTTCCTGTCGTCAAAAAACGAGCTTCTCGCTCGAAAAAGGTCAATCAAGACTACCTTAATTCCTAA
- a CDS encoding Uma2 family endonuclease: MVIANSPPTLTILENGDRLDRLEFERRYTASSIKKAELIEGIVYVASLLRFTPHAEPHGRITGWLIAYQAMSSGLKVGIEPTVRLDIDNEPQPDAVLFRLGGKAQIDEDGYITGSPELIVEIAASTVSYDLHAKKRAYERNGVKEYIVWRTLEQAIDWFVLENGQYVELAPDASGIIHSCEFAGLRLNVSAILNGDMATVLRGERSGL, translated from the coding sequence ATGGTTATAGCCAATTCTCCGCCAACGTTAACAATTCTAGAAAATGGCGATCGCTTAGATCGCCTTGAATTTGAGCGACGTTATACAGCCTCAAGTATCAAAAAAGCGGAACTCATCGAAGGAATTGTATACGTGGCATCTCTCTTAAGATTTACTCCCCATGCTGAACCTCATGGTCGCATTACTGGTTGGCTGATTGCATATCAAGCTATGTCAAGTGGTTTAAAAGTCGGCATTGAGCCAACAGTTCGCCTTGATATTGATAATGAACCGCAACCTGATGCTGTGCTTTTTCGGTTAGGTGGTAAGGCTCAAATTGATGAGGATGGCTATATTACAGGATCGCCTGAATTAATTGTGGAAATTGCGGCAAGTACTGTTTCCTACGATTTACATGCTAAGAAACGTGCTTATGAACGTAATGGGGTGAAAGAATATATTGTTTGGCGGACGTTAGAGCAAGCGATCGATTGGTTTGTTTTAGAAAATGGTCAATATGTGGAGTTAGCGCCCGATGCTTCAGGAATTATTCATAGTTGCGAGTTTGCTGGCTTACGGTTGAATGTAAGTGCAATTTTAAATGGTGATATGGCAACGGTACTGCGCGGAGAGCGATCGGGGCTTTAG
- the hisD gene encoding histidinol dehydrogenase, whose product MLRIVTQRTEAESEIKRICDRIYDDQMIHKEATVTEIIQTVRRKGDTALLHYTSEFDGQDFTAAELRVSGSELDAAYQQVKGGLLKAIEMAHQRIEEFHKMRVPKSWVHFGDKDVVLGKRYTPVDAAGIYIPGGKAAYPSTVLMNAVPARVAGVKKIVMVTPPGQERTINPAILVAAQVAGVEEIYRVGGAQAIAALAYGTETIPKVDVITGPGNIYVTLAKKQVFGRVGIDSIAGPSEVLIIADASANPTYVAADMLAQAEHDQMAASILITNDSRLANRVSEEVNRMLENHPRRMMTEKAIAHYGLIVVVDSLKTAAELSNQFAPEHLELEVEEPWQLIDQIRHAGAIFIGHSTPEAVGDYLAGPNHTLPTCGGARYSSALGVETFLKHSSLIQYSPEALKEVSGAIALLTEAEGLPSHGDSVSLRLKDL is encoded by the coding sequence ATGCTACGAATTGTCACCCAGAGAACTGAAGCAGAATCCGAAATCAAGCGGATTTGCGATCGCATTTATGACGATCAGATGATCCACAAGGAAGCCACCGTCACCGAAATCATCCAAACGGTAAGACGCAAAGGCGATACAGCCCTGCTGCACTATACCTCTGAATTTGACGGTCAAGACTTTACAGCCGCAGAACTGCGCGTAAGTGGATCGGAACTTGATGCTGCTTATCAACAGGTCAAAGGAGGTCTGCTGAAAGCGATCGAAATGGCGCATCAACGCATCGAAGAATTTCACAAAATGCGTGTGCCAAAAAGTTGGGTGCATTTTGGTGACAAGGATGTAGTCTTGGGCAAACGCTATACGCCAGTTGATGCTGCGGGTATTTACATTCCGGGGGGAAAAGCTGCCTATCCGAGTACAGTTTTGATGAATGCTGTACCTGCAAGAGTTGCAGGTGTCAAAAAGATTGTGATGGTTACGCCTCCCGGTCAGGAGCGCACAATTAATCCTGCAATTCTTGTAGCAGCACAAGTAGCTGGGGTGGAAGAAATTTATCGTGTGGGTGGCGCACAGGCGATCGCTGCCTTAGCCTATGGCACAGAAACTATTCCCAAGGTTGATGTGATCACAGGTCCGGGCAATATCTATGTCACCCTTGCAAAGAAACAAGTATTTGGTCGTGTTGGTATTGACTCGATCGCGGGGCCTTCAGAAGTCTTGATTATTGCTGATGCGAGCGCTAATCCCACCTATGTTGCTGCCGATATGCTTGCTCAAGCGGAGCATGATCAAATGGCAGCGTCAATCTTGATCACCAATGATTCGCGCCTCGCGAATCGCGTCTCTGAAGAAGTAAATCGGATGCTCGAAAATCATCCCCGTCGGATGATGACCGAAAAGGCGATCGCCCATTATGGCTTAATTGTCGTTGTCGATAGCCTGAAAACTGCTGCTGAGCTATCCAACCAGTTTGCGCCAGAACATCTAGAACTAGAAGTCGAAGAGCCTTGGCAATTGATTGATCAAATTCGTCATGCGGGGGCAATTTTCATTGGACATTCCACGCCTGAAGCCGTAGGGGACTATTTAGCAGGACCAAATCATACTTTGCCGACCTGTGGCGGTGCGCGTTATTCCTCGGCACTTGGGGTCGAGACTTTTCTCAAGCATTCCAGTTTGATCCAGTACAGTCCTGAAGCTCTAAAGGAAGTATCAGGGGCGATCGCATTGCTCACGGAAGCCGAAGGCTTACCTTCCCACGGTGACTCGGTTAGCTTACGTCTAAAAGATCTGTAA
- a CDS encoding nucleotidyltransferase family protein translates to MISSHDLKTYIAGAKQRQRQKQILLDARYELLQTVAQKGAEILKTDFAAHKVWLFGSGLRRDLIHLESDVDLAVEGLAETSYLRAVSRLLDLNANVSVDLVMLDDASESLRDRIIREGKEL, encoded by the coding sequence ATGATCAGTTCCCATGATTTAAAAACTTATATTGCAGGCGCAAAGCAACGCCAACGGCAAAAACAAATCTTGCTAGATGCTCGCTATGAGCTTTTGCAGACTGTTGCCCAAAAGGGAGCAGAAATACTCAAAACTGATTTTGCTGCTCATAAAGTTTGGTTATTTGGGTCTGGACTACGTCGTGATTTAATTCATTTAGAATCAGATGTCGATCTTGCGGTAGAAGGTTTAGCAGAAACATCGTATTTAAGGGCTGTTAGCAGATTACTAGACTTAAATGCTAATGTCAGTGTGGATTTGGTGATGCTCGATGATGCTTCAGAAAGTTTACGCGATCGCATCATCCGTGAAGGTAAGGAGTTATGA
- a CDS encoding ribonuclease toxin HepT-like protein: MTEYLALSAVLRQKLLDLLRLVERIETLLQKSNLSKDDDYIDGVALHLQGFYTTIEQMLEAIAAAFSERLPAGANWHQNLLLQMSIQIPDLRPAVISQETRQKLDEYRGFRHVVRNVYTLNLRPSRVRELVGTLRDCYESLADDLEKFCDFMEIMVSNG; encoded by the coding sequence ATGACAGAGTATCTGGCGCTGAGCGCAGTTTTGCGCCAAAAGTTACTAGATTTATTACGCCTAGTAGAAAGGATTGAGACTTTGTTGCAAAAGTCCAATCTATCCAAAGATGACGACTATATTGATGGGGTTGCACTACATCTGCAAGGCTTTTATACGACTATAGAGCAGATGCTAGAAGCGATCGCGGCGGCTTTTAGTGAGAGATTACCTGCGGGGGCTAATTGGCATCAAAATCTTCTACTACAAATGTCAATTCAAATACCTGATTTACGCCCTGCGGTGATTTCTCAGGAAACTCGCCAAAAATTAGATGAATATCGTGGGTTTCGCCATGTGGTACGCAATGTTTATACATTAAATCTCCGTCCATCAAGGGTGCGGGAATTAGTAGGGACATTGAGGGATTGCTATGAATCCTTAGCAGATGATTTAGAAAAATTTTGTGATTTTATGGAAATAATGGTGAGTAATGGTTAA